In Arcobacter ellisii, a genomic segment contains:
- a CDS encoding replicative DNA helicase, translating to MDSVYSINIERAVLSSILFNPEELEDVLGVLKPKDFYLPAHKKIFEVMVKLHNDDMPIDEEFIRKRLDSKDVDDSILLEILSANPITNTLAYVREIKDGAVKRELASLATTIKKVAIEEEVSANEALDTIQGELYKISTDSATSELKDMHTITHDTLSYIEKMKKLGNKHLIGETTGFDALDKRTTGFNEGDLIIIAARPAMGKTALVLNMALKNVERGKGVIFFSLEMPAEQLMLRMLSAKTSIPLQNLRKGDMDDSQWSNLSKAFDDLNSKKLFVDDGGSININQLRARVRKLAQNEANNIKLVIIDYLQLMQGTGNKDRHQEVSDISRGLKMLAREMKIPIIALSQLNRGLENRPDKRPMLSDLRESGAIEQDADIIMFVYRDDVYKEREEAKKEKEAKDKGEDYKSKFINKPVEEAEVIIGKQRNGPIGTVKLDFHKALTRFMDKENENSAAPIEVIFENVADVEKETNIDIPDIL from the coding sequence ATGGATAGCGTATATAGTATAAACATTGAAAGAGCTGTATTAAGTTCAATTTTATTTAATCCAGAAGAATTGGAAGATGTTTTAGGTGTTTTAAAACCTAAAGATTTTTATCTTCCTGCTCACAAAAAAATCTTTGAAGTAATGGTTAAACTTCATAATGATGATATGCCAATTGATGAAGAGTTTATAAGAAAAAGACTTGATTCAAAAGATGTAGATGACTCTATTTTATTAGAAATACTTTCAGCAAATCCAATTACAAACACTTTAGCTTATGTGAGAGAAATTAAAGATGGTGCTGTAAAAAGAGAGTTAGCCTCACTAGCAACTACCATAAAAAAAGTTGCAATTGAAGAGGAAGTTAGTGCAAATGAAGCCCTTGATACAATTCAAGGGGAACTTTATAAAATTTCTACTGATAGTGCAACTTCTGAATTAAAAGATATGCATACAATCACCCACGATACCCTTTCATATATTGAAAAGATGAAAAAACTTGGGAATAAACATCTAATTGGAGAAACAACAGGTTTTGATGCTCTTGATAAAAGAACAACTGGTTTTAACGAAGGTGATTTAATAATTATTGCAGCACGTCCAGCAATGGGAAAAACAGCACTTGTTTTAAATATGGCTCTTAAAAATGTAGAAAGAGGAAAAGGTGTAATATTTTTCTCTTTAGAGATGCCCGCTGAACAATTGATGTTAAGGATGCTTTCTGCAAAAACTTCAATTCCATTACAAAATCTAAGAAAAGGTGATATGGATGATTCTCAATGGTCAAATTTGAGTAAAGCTTTTGATGATCTAAATTCAAAAAAACTTTTTGTTGATGATGGTGGAAGTATAAATATTAATCAACTAAGAGCAAGGGTGCGAAAACTTGCTCAAAATGAAGCAAATAATATAAAACTTGTAATTATCGATTATCTTCAACTAATGCAAGGAACTGGAAATAAAGATAGACACCAAGAGGTTTCTGATATTTCAAGGGGATTAAAAATGCTTGCAAGAGAGATGAAAATCCCAATTATTGCACTTTCTCAGCTGAATAGGGGACTTGAAAATAGACCAGATAAAAGACCAATGTTAAGTGATTTAAGAGAGTCTGGAGCTATTGAGCAAGATGCCGATATTATAATGTTTGTTTATAGAGATGACGTTTATAAAGAAAGAGAAGAAGCAAAAAAAGAGAAAGAGGCTAAAGATAAAGGTGAAGATTATAAATCGAAATTTATAAATAAACCAGTTGAAGAAGCAGAAGTAATTATTGGAAAACAAAGAAATGGACCAATAGGTACTGTAAAACTTGATTTTCATAAAGCACTTACTAGATTTATGGATAAAGAGAATGAAAATAGTGCTGCACCAATAGAAGTTATTTTTGAAAATGTTGCTGATGTGGAAAAAGAGACAAATATCGATATTCCTGATATTTTGTAA